AAGTACGGCCTGCCGATGGACGCCGACCTGGTGATGGACTGCCGCTTCCTGCCGAACCCGTTCTGGATCCCGGAGCTGCGCGAGTTCAACGGCCTCGACGAGGAGGTCCGCAACTACGTGCTCGGCCAGGAAGGCGCCGAGGAATTCCTGGAGAGCTACCAGGGATTGCTGCGGCTGGTCGGCGCCGGCTACCACCGGGAGGGCAAGCGGTACCTGACGCTGGCGCTGGGTTGCACCGGTGGCAAGCACCGCAGCGTCGCCCTCGTCGAGGAGATGGCCCGCAGGCTCGCCGACGACGAAGGGATGATGGTCAAGACCGTCCACCGGGACCTGGGGCGCGAGTGAGCACAGCCGCACCACCGAACGACCCGCCCGCCGAGCGCCCGCTGCGCGCGGTCGCGCTCGGCGGCGGCCACGGCCTGCAAGCCACGCTGGCCGCGCTGACCCGGTTGACGCCCGACGTCACCGCCGTGGTCACCGTCGCCGACGACGGCGGTTCCTCCGGGCGGCTGCGCCGAGAACTCGGCATGCTGCCACCCGGTGATCTGCGCAAGGCGCTGGCCGCGCTGGCCGCGCCGGACGACAACGGCAGGCGCTGGGCGCAGGTGTTCCAGCACCGCTTCGGCGGCAACGGGGCGCTCGCCGGGCACGCCGTCGGCAACCTGCTGCTCGCCGGACTGCTCGACGTGGTCGGCGATCCCGTCGACGTGCTCGACGAGGCCTGCCGGCTGGTCGGCGCCCGCGGCCGGGTGCTGCCGATGTCCGTCGAACCGCTCGACATGGAAGCCGAAGTCGTCGGCCTCGACGCGGATCCCGATGCGGTGCGCACCATTCGCGGCCAGGTCGCCATCGCGAGCACCCCGGGACGGGTCAAGCAGGTCCGCCTCGCCGCCGCCCACGGCGACCAGGGCACCCCGCGCGGCTGCCCCCAAGCGGTGCGCGCCGTGCTCGACGCCGACATGGTGCTGCTCGGGCCCGGTTCCTGGTTCACCAGCGTGCTGCCGCACCTGCTCGTCCCGGAACTGCACGAGGCGCTCGTGACGACCACCGCGCGCCGCGTCGTGGTGCTCAACCTGATCCCACAACCGGGCGAAACCGCGGGGTTCTCCCCGGAACAACATCTCGACGTACTCTCGCAGCACGCACCCCGGCTGACCGTGGACGCTGTTCTGGCGGACGCCGGATCGGTGCCGACACCTGATCGGCTTCGTGCTGCGGCGACCGGGCTGGGTGCGCAAACTCTGCTCGACACAGTCGCCTCGCCCGCCTCGCCGGGCAGGCACGACCCGGAGGCGCTCGCGGCGAGTCTGACGGCCGCGCTGGAGAGGAGGACTGACCGGTGGCGATGACCGCGGCGGTCAAAGACGAACTGAGCCGGTTGCCGGTGACCAAGACCTGCTGCCGCAGATCCGAGGTCTCCTCGCTGCTGCGGTTCGCGGGCGGGCTGCACATCGTCGCCGGCCGCGTCGTGGTGGAGGCCGAGCTCGACAGCGGCTCCTCGGCCCGCAGGCTCCGCAAGGAGGTCCACGAGCTGTTCGGGCACCACTCCGACGTGCACATGATCACCTCCGGTGGGTTGCGCAAGGGCACCCGGTACGTGGTGCGCGTGGTCAAGGACGGCGAGAGCCTTGCCCGCCAGACGGGCCTGCTCGACCCGCGGGGACG
This window of the Saccharopolyspora gloriosae genome carries:
- a CDS encoding gluconeogenesis factor YvcK family protein translates to MRAVALGGGHGLQATLAALTRLTPDVTAVVTVADDGGSSGRLRRELGMLPPGDLRKALAALAAPDDNGRRWAQVFQHRFGGNGALAGHAVGNLLLAGLLDVVGDPVDVLDEACRLVGARGRVLPMSVEPLDMEAEVVGLDADPDAVRTIRGQVAIASTPGRVKQVRLAAAHGDQGTPRGCPQAVRAVLDADMVLLGPGSWFTSVLPHLLVPELHEALVTTTARRVVVLNLIPQPGETAGFSPEQHLDVLSQHAPRLTVDAVLADAGSVPTPDRLRAAATGLGAQTLLDTVASPASPGRHDPEALAASLTAALERRTDRWR